AATTCCTGACATTTGGTTGCTTTATTGCCAGTGGCGTTATTACTTTCATCTGCATGCAATTTGTATGGAAAATCAATAATGCGACCCGCGAACAATTCAAATTGCTTGGCCGGGCTGACTGAAAGTCAATTCAATTGATTCATGAAGCACGTACATGGCTTGATTGACTTTTTGACACCAAATCGGTGCTCACGGTGCCGATTTGTGTTGGGTAAATCAATGAAAAAGCCCAAGGCAGTGACTTGTGGCTTCAAGAACGGCGCAGTTACACCTTTCCACTTTTCACGGTGTATTGATGTAGCAGCTCGTGTTACTGACGCGGCATTGAGGGAGTCGCCGCTGTTGGTGTTCGTATAGAGAAGTCGTGGGAGCGACCACTCTATACGAAGTCCCATACGCACAGGTTTTAAACCCCGCAAAGAGAGACCAAAAAATGGCATTAAAGTTCCGCATTACCCATTTCGCTGCCGCAACCATGCTGGCTTCCGGTGCCATGGCGATCGCAGCCGATCCGACACCAACTCCGCTGCAAGCAGCGGTGGGCAGCGTCACTTCCAACGGTTACTTCCGCGCAGGCTTTGGTGAAGCTGGCAAAGGTGGCACCGCAGAATGTTTCGGGGTTGGCTACGCCAAGTTCCGTCTCGGTAACGAATGCGATGCCTACGGCGAAATTGGCCTGGACATCCCGGTGTTCAATCAATCCAATGGTGCGGTGTGGACCGCCCACACCATGCTCGAAGCTGACGCGCCGTACTCAGACTGGGGTGACAACAAGGTTAACTTCTCGCAAAACTATATTGGTGTTTCCAAATGGGGCGACGGCGTACTGAAAAATGCGACACTATGGGCTGGTCGCCGCTACTATGATCGTCCGGACCTGCATATGCTTGATTACAAGTACCTGCAAGGCGATGGAGATGGTGCGGGTATCGAGAATATCGCACTGGGCAATGACGGCGCGATGTTCAGCTACGCCATCTTGCGTCCGATAGATACCAAGAATACCAATCGGACCTGGCTGGAAAACCTGTTCAAGGTTAGCAACGTCAAGGCGGGGTCTGGTGCATTTACCTTCAATGCCGGGCTGACAGGCTCGTGGCACTCGGACAACACGACCAGTTATTCGACTGGTACCGATCCGCTAACCGGTCTACCTGTCACCACAGCGACCACTACGCCCACTCAGAATACCAGCAATGGCTGGTATCTATCCGGCCTGTTTGATCACCCAGTTGGTGACATGGGGTCTAACCGTATCGGCCTGCAGTACGGCCAAGGCGCGAACGCAAATGGACACTTCAGCAGGATCAACCAAAGTGCAGTATCCGGCGATTCCACCCTGCAAATCTTTGACAACATCACTCTGGAACCGAAGAACAGCCAATGGACCATGCTGGGTCACGCAATCTACCGCGACGACAGTTACTCCGACGCAACTGGCGGCAAACGCACATGGTGGGCAATCGGTGCTCGTCCTCAATACCACTTCAATGACATCTTCGGTTTCGCAACTGAACTTGGCTATGAATCGTACAAGCAGGACAACCTAAATATTGGTAACGAGAACATCACCAAGCTGACACTTGCTCTAACCGCAGCTGCTGGCAAGGGTGCTTATTCCCGTCCAGAACTGCGCTTGTTTTACACCTATGCCAAGTGGAATGATGCAGCGATGCGCGATGGTCAAAATCCAATGAACGCGAAAAACACTGGCACCAGTCAAACGACCCAAAGCGTTTACGCGCTGTCTACATCGGGTAGCTCATTTGGTGTTCAAGCTGAAGCGTGGTGGTAAGAACCAACCTCCATTGATGTGGTGGCGGGCCACATCAAGGTATAAGGTGATATCTCAACTTTGATCTCCCTCCGCCTAGCCGAACGGCTAGACGGAGGGAGATCAAATCCACCTCAAATACAGCGACCCACTGCTGGACCTGGCATTGACCGCCCCTGCGGCCAAACCGGCAAGCACTGTCACGTTGCAACTACCGGCTGGAGAATCACGGCCACTGCGCTGCTCGGGCTGGACTGTCACTGAAGACCGGCAAGAACAGACCCAGCGCCGGATTGTGCTGAGTGTCTGATTGGCCTGACACCTGCCCTGTCGCAGTGATTCGGTCGCTGCGACAGGGCAGTTTTGATTTGGTCGGGCCGTTGCACCACAAAAATCCGCACTGAGCATTTTGTTGCCTCCCATCCTCCCCGCTGCCCCGGTATACTAGTCCGTTGAAATGAACAGCAACGGCTGGCCCGCACGGTTGCCAGCATGACTACTCTGGTCTTTGCGCTCACCCGCCGGATCAAACCCTGCTCAATACCGTCGTCAGCCACGCTTCGTCAGCCACATCTGTTCGTACGCTCTGAGCGACAAGAATTTGTCATCCAACATCGAGGAAACCCAATAAATGGCATCGCTCAACAAAGTGTTGCTGATC
This genomic interval from Silvimonas soli contains the following:
- a CDS encoding carbohydrate porin, with translation MALKFRITHFAAATMLASGAMAIAADPTPTPLQAAVGSVTSNGYFRAGFGEAGKGGTAECFGVGYAKFRLGNECDAYGEIGLDIPVFNQSNGAVWTAHTMLEADAPYSDWGDNKVNFSQNYIGVSKWGDGVLKNATLWAGRRYYDRPDLHMLDYKYLQGDGDGAGIENIALGNDGAMFSYAILRPIDTKNTNRTWLENLFKVSNVKAGSGAFTFNAGLTGSWHSDNTTSYSTGTDPLTGLPVTTATTTPTQNTSNGWYLSGLFDHPVGDMGSNRIGLQYGQGANANGHFSRINQSAVSGDSTLQIFDNITLEPKNSQWTMLGHAIYRDDSYSDATGGKRTWWAIGARPQYHFNDIFGFATELGYESYKQDNLNIGNENITKLTLALTAAAGKGAYSRPELRLFYTYAKWNDAAMRDGQNPMNAKNTGTSQTTQSVYALSTSGSSFGVQAEAWW